GGGAATTTCGGCCCATTAAAAATATCGGCGACGACTGGTTCCGCCAGCGGCGCGAACAGCTTCGCGGTCTCGGCGCGCATCTGCGCGGGCACATCAAGGGGCAGACGCATGTCATCGGGTGCGTGGAATCGGTGCTGCGGCGCGGCGAACTCGGCCTCTCCCATCCGGGCCGGCCAAAAGGCTCGTTCCTTTTTGTCGGCCCGACCGGGACGGGCAAGACGGAGATAACCAATGCGTTCACGGGGTGGTTGTTCGGCGGGGCAAAGCCGCTGCGCTTTGACATGTCGGAATACCAAAATCAGGCATCGGTCGAGAAGTTGATTGGCGAGAAAGTCGGTGATATTGGTTTGCTGGGCCGGGCGCTGGCAAAGGCGGAGATGGAGGCCGTGCAGGGTGGCGGTGGCGGAAAAAATGGCGGGACGCTTTTGTTTGATGAAATCGAGAAGGCGCATCCGCTGGTATTGGATTTGTTTTTGCAGATTCTGGATGACGCGAGCATCACGCTGGCAAGTGGCGAGCGGAAAAATCTTTCAGGATATTATATTGTGTGCACGTCGAATATCGGCGCGGCGGAAGCCATGCGGATGCAGTCCGCGCCGTTCGCGAGCATCGAGCGCACGGTCTTGGCGCGGGTAAATCAAACACTGCGTCCCGAACTGGTGGGGCGCATGACGGAAAAGGTGGTGTTTGCACGGCTGCCCTATGCGGTGCAACGGGAGATTTGCGAGGCCATGATCGCGGGCGAACTGGCGCGGCTGCGAAAGCTGGGGCATGAGATCATGATCACTCCCGATGACGTGGAGGCAATTTTGCGGGCCGGTTTCCACAAGAACCTTGGCGCGCGCCCCATGCGCGGGGCCGTCGAGCGGTTCTTGCAGGACAAAATCGCCGGAAGGCTGCTGGGAAATTGAAGGTTTCACCGTGCTTTGGTTGGCTTGTGTGGTTCACTAATCATGAGTGGATTGTTCTTATAAATTTAGTTAATAACCTCAATCTTCCGCGCTCACGCACAATGCGTAATTAACCTGCCCCTTACGAATAAGCCTCTCCTTTGCAAATAGCCATGTAAAGTTTATATATAAACTGGGAGGGCATTTCGGGTACCTTTCTATTGACGATATCCGCCCACGCCAAGGCATCACTTATTGATGCGAACAAGCCGTT
This genomic stretch from Termitidicoccus mucosus harbors:
- a CDS encoding AAA family ATPase, with the translated sequence MLRRGELGLSHPGRPKGSFLFVGPTGTGKTEITNAFTGWLFGGAKPLRFDMSEYQNQASVEKLIGEKVGDIGLLGRALAKAEMEAVQGGGGGKNGGTLLFDEIEKAHPLVLDLFLQILDDASITLASGERKNLSGYYIVCTSNIGAAEAMRMQSAPFASIERTVLARVNQTLRPELVGRMTEKVVFARLPYAVQREICEAMIAGELARLRKLGHEIMITPDDVEAILRAGFHKNLGARPMRGAVERFLQDKIAGRLLGN